The proteins below come from a single Candidatus Fermentibacter sp. genomic window:
- a CDS encoding TonB-dependent receptor, translating into MGSTGHRHPMLLLLILLLSIAGTTRAGTTGSLSGTVEDSDGNPLAGASVIVEGTGLGTMTDGEGTFHIYALDPGYYTVTARMVGMTAVSKEGVRIITDQSTGADFVLDVEAAGSTVIEVRDQRSLILETVPSTIYVIDRAEMDLMPVPDLLGIIDRQPGVVSSGGVLHVRGGRAGEVAFLLDGIPVVSPVDNSFSSLLPVSAVAEASIVTGGATAEYGNAMSGVVNMVSREGGDTWEGDVEVRGGDLREFGFESPALNYSSPSENDSFRKGCFDAEVSLGGPEPLSSYLLPSIGIEIPWDLRLFGSARLLESGRSLEDSRGYWENNWQNLASGSLKLSGKPSASTRFSILGFYNYRQSGWDEWAWSRMDEPVYIEGEPYLGVDPDYSIPVRFQEIGGATASLTQMFTEDSFLEMRLNQNRFCHWRRIESPDGGWFGESYSPSDWLTVFFPDPRLADTLGFYHRGLHPEVWLDSRSTVTNGRIDYTDRLSDLVEFKAGIEGSYYDIYDYSVYLTDGGAANVSLWRAYPSSGAAYGQVALRFGGGMVMNVGLRYDLFMPNCDRFDLASSSLVDVEDKHLLSPRIGISHPVTDRDVFFGTYGTYFQMPNMNELFYGTDYNLSSIYSIVGNPDLDAEKTSAYEAGFRHRMDEEASISFSAFYKDITGLVRTTGYDSETYDYYFIYENDDSHGTVWGGEAKFLDLPGGWWFCSAGYSYSVARGRYSESSEAWEYGSEGITIPYTSDSYLDWDQRHSADASVGFTVPEGTWPSIGGFDVFGGMSMMADWAYGSGFPFSPPSSGPVQTQANTERYPWNMQTDLSLSKAFGMGGTEAEVSVTVYNVFDRRNLITIFDTGHYLETGEPGGTMENPGAWAPARHAFAKVEFSW; encoded by the coding sequence ATGGGTTCGACCGGCCATCGGCATCCGATGCTCCTGCTCCTGATCCTTCTCCTGTCAATCGCCGGGACGACCCGCGCCGGCACCACCGGGAGCCTGTCCGGAACCGTCGAGGACTCGGACGGCAACCCCCTGGCCGGCGCCAGCGTGATCGTGGAGGGCACCGGCCTCGGCACGATGACCGACGGCGAAGGGACGTTCCACATCTATGCGCTCGATCCCGGGTACTACACCGTCACCGCCCGCATGGTCGGCATGACGGCCGTCTCGAAGGAGGGCGTCAGGATAATCACCGACCAGTCCACCGGGGCCGACTTCGTCCTGGACGTCGAGGCGGCCGGATCCACCGTGATCGAGGTGAGGGACCAGAGGAGCCTGATACTCGAGACCGTGCCCTCGACGATCTACGTCATCGACAGGGCCGAGATGGATCTGATGCCCGTCCCGGACCTGCTGGGGATCATCGACAGGCAGCCCGGCGTGGTCTCCAGCGGCGGCGTCCTCCACGTGCGCGGCGGCAGGGCGGGCGAGGTGGCCTTCCTGCTCGACGGGATCCCGGTCGTTTCCCCCGTCGACAATTCCTTCAGCTCTCTCCTCCCCGTGTCGGCGGTCGCCGAAGCATCGATAGTGACGGGAGGGGCCACCGCAGAATACGGCAATGCCATGTCGGGCGTGGTGAACATGGTCTCGCGGGAGGGCGGGGACACCTGGGAGGGGGACGTCGAGGTCCGCGGCGGCGATCTCAGGGAGTTCGGCTTCGAGTCGCCCGCCCTGAACTATTCGAGTCCATCGGAGAACGACAGCTTCAGGAAGGGCTGCTTCGACGCCGAGGTCTCGCTGGGGGGTCCCGAGCCACTTTCCAGTTATCTGCTCCCGTCGATCGGGATTGAGATACCCTGGGATCTCAGGCTTTTCGGCTCGGCCAGGCTCCTCGAGAGCGGGCGGTCCCTCGAGGACAGCAGGGGATACTGGGAGAACAACTGGCAGAATCTCGCCAGCGGGTCGCTCAAGCTGTCCGGGAAGCCCTCGGCCTCCACCAGGTTCTCGATCCTGGGCTTCTACAACTACAGGCAGTCGGGCTGGGACGAATGGGCATGGTCCCGGATGGACGAGCCGGTGTACATCGAGGGGGAGCCCTATCTCGGAGTCGATCCCGACTACTCCATCCCGGTCCGCTTCCAGGAGATCGGAGGGGCGACGGCGTCACTGACGCAGATGTTCACAGAGGACTCGTTCCTCGAGATGAGGCTGAACCAGAACCGGTTCTGCCACTGGCGCAGGATCGAGAGCCCTGACGGGGGCTGGTTCGGGGAATCGTATTCGCCGTCCGACTGGCTCACCGTGTTCTTCCCGGATCCCAGGCTCGCAGACACGCTGGGCTTCTACCACAGGGGGCTCCATCCAGAGGTATGGCTCGATTCGCGCAGCACAGTCACCAACGGCCGGATCGACTACACCGACAGGCTCTCCGATCTCGTCGAGTTCAAGGCCGGCATCGAGGGCTCCTACTACGACATCTATGACTACAGCGTGTACCTGACGGATGGAGGGGCTGCCAACGTGAGCCTCTGGAGGGCGTATCCCTCGTCGGGGGCGGCCTACGGCCAGGTGGCCCTCCGCTTCGGGGGCGGGATGGTCATGAACGTCGGGTTGAGATATGACCTGTTCATGCCCAACTGCGACAGGTTCGACCTCGCATCCAGCAGCCTTGTGGACGTCGAGGACAAGCACCTGCTCAGCCCGAGGATCGGGATATCCCACCCCGTCACCGACCGCGACGTCTTCTTCGGGACGTACGGCACCTACTTCCAGATGCCCAACATGAACGAGCTCTTCTACGGCACCGACTACAACCTGTCGAGCATCTACTCCATCGTCGGCAACCCGGACCTCGACGCAGAGAAGACATCGGCCTACGAGGCCGGTTTCAGGCACAGGATGGACGAGGAAGCCTCGATCTCCTTCTCGGCCTTCTACAAGGACATCACCGGGCTCGTGCGGACGACCGGGTACGACAGCGAAACCTACGACTACTACTTCATCTACGAGAACGACGACAGCCACGGCACGGTCTGGGGCGGCGAGGCCAAGTTCCTGGACCTGCCCGGCGGCTGGTGGTTCTGCTCCGCGGGTTACTCCTACTCCGTCGCCAGAGGCAGGTATTCCGAATCGTCCGAAGCCTGGGAGTACGGGAGCGAGGGGATCACGATCCCGTACACGAGCGACAGCTACCTCGACTGGGATCAGAGGCACTCGGCCGACGCCAGCGTCGGCTTCACGGTGCCGGAAGGCACCTGGCCCTCGATCGGCGGCTTCGACGTGTTCGGAGGGATGAGCATGATGGCCGACTGGGCTTACGGCAGCGGCTTCCCGTTCTCTCCTCCGTCCTCGGGTCCGGTGCAGACCCAGGCGAACACCGAACGCTACCCCTGGAACATGCAGACCGATCTCAGCCTGTCGAAGGCGTTCGGGATGGGTGGCACCGAGGCCGAGGTGTCCGTCACGGTCTACAACGTGTTCGACCGCAGGAACCTGATCACCATCTTCGACACCGGCCACTACCTGGAGACGGGTGAACCCGGCGGGACCATGGAGAACCCGGGGGCCTGGGCCCCGGCCAGGCATGCTTTCGCAAAGGTGGAATTCTCATGGTGA
- a CDS encoding nitroreductase family protein, with protein MLDVIMRRRSIRKYRRDPVPREMVLDMLKGAMYAPSASNRQPWSFVVIEDRRLLEAVPGFHPHAAMVPEAAGCMGVCADTSLSHGSMWIQDCAAATQNILLVAESLGLGAVWLALHPWEDRVEGFRNLVGLPSGIEPFSLVAFGWPGEKPAMPERWDESRIHWNAW; from the coding sequence ATGCTCGATGTGATAATGCGGCGCAGAAGCATCAGGAAGTACCGCAGGGACCCGGTACCGAGGGAGATGGTCCTCGACATGCTCAAGGGCGCGATGTACGCCCCTTCGGCCAGCAACAGGCAGCCGTGGTCGTTCGTGGTGATCGAGGACAGGAGGCTTCTCGAGGCCGTCCCGGGATTCCACCCGCACGCCGCCATGGTGCCCGAGGCGGCGGGCTGCATGGGCGTCTGCGCCGACACCTCGCTGTCACACGGTTCCATGTGGATACAGGACTGTGCGGCGGCGACGCAGAACATCCTGCTGGTGGCCGAGTCGCTCGGGCTCGGTGCGGTCTGGCTGGCGCTCCACCCCTGGGAGGACCGGGTCGAGGGATTCAGGAACCTCGTCGGGCTGCCGTCCGGGATCGAGCCCTTCTCGCTGGTGGCATTCGGCTGGCCGGGCGAAAAGCCCGCGATGCCCGAGCGATGGGATGAATCCAGAATACACTGGAATGCCTGGTAG
- a CDS encoding YitT family protein: MALWVRRAVALLWKLVLTCIGTGLFALAVRGFYKPNSLMSGGVTGTSLLINHLSGFPVGLGVLLFNIPIFLLGIRYVGRRFAALSALGVVLFWLVADFMPLEPLTLDPMLAAIFGGVLAGLGTASAIRAGGSLGGFDILAVVVNRKFSTGVGEVLMVLNGILVLAAGVLVSPETAMYTLIAIFASGRTVDLVQTPRPRKAFLVMTRHPGRIRERIVSEMGRGLTVWRADGGFNRGNLTVLLCVVTKMEIRELSEIVKEEDEHAFTVVLEASEVFGRFRHPAVFQKLQRLQAWNRDEHYSPPD; encoded by the coding sequence TTGGCGCTCTGGGTGCGCAGGGCCGTCGCTCTGCTGTGGAAGCTCGTCCTCACCTGCATCGGCACGGGGCTGTTCGCCCTGGCCGTGCGCGGCTTCTACAAGCCCAACTCGCTGATGTCCGGCGGCGTCACGGGGACGTCCCTCCTGATCAACCACCTCTCGGGCTTCCCCGTCGGCCTCGGGGTGCTCCTGTTCAACATCCCCATCTTCCTCCTCGGGATCCGGTACGTAGGCAGGCGGTTCGCCGCTCTCTCCGCCCTCGGCGTGGTCCTCTTCTGGCTCGTCGCCGACTTCATGCCGCTCGAACCCCTGACCCTCGATCCGATGCTCGCCGCGATCTTCGGCGGCGTGCTCGCCGGGCTGGGCACGGCTTCCGCCATAAGGGCCGGGGGGTCGCTGGGCGGGTTCGACATCCTCGCCGTCGTGGTCAACAGGAAGTTCTCGACCGGTGTGGGCGAGGTGCTGATGGTCCTGAACGGGATCCTGGTGCTCGCCGCCGGAGTCCTCGTGTCACCGGAAACGGCCATGTACACCCTGATCGCGATCTTCGCGTCGGGGCGCACCGTCGACCTCGTGCAGACCCCCCGCCCCCGAAAGGCCTTCCTCGTGATGACCCGCCACCCCGGGCGCATCCGCGAGAGGATCGTCTCGGAGATGGGGAGGGGGCTCACGGTCTGGCGGGCCGACGGAGGGTTCAACCGGGGCAACCTGACCGTGCTCCTGTGCGTAGTCACGAAAATGGAGATACGGGAGCTCTCCGAGATCGTGAAGGAGGAGGACGAGCACGCCTTCACCGTCGTACTCGAAGCCAGCGAGGTCTTCGGACGCTTCAGGCACCCCGCCGTCTTCCAGAAGTTGCAGAGGCTCCAGGCATGGAACCGCGACGAGCACTACTCACCGCCGGACTGA